The following are encoded in a window of Gasterosteus aculeatus chromosome 5, fGasAcu3.hap1.1, whole genome shotgun sequence genomic DNA:
- the LOC120819233 gene encoding putative phosphatase phospho1, whose amino-acid sequence MTAPSNQTHASPHASPHATPQQRFLVLFDFDETIINESSDDAVLRALPGQRLPEWLRNSYREGHYNEHMQKVLVYMAEQGVSEDSIHSAVEKIPPAPGLLSLFQYLQGHRQEFELAVVSDANMYFIEKWLEGAGVRHLFAQIFTNPASFDASGRLVLLPFHSHACSCCPDNMCKQVILREYLAGRQKERGGAPFQRVFYVGDGANDVCPSLALGPRDTAFPRRGFPMHRLLLEMSQEAGLKANIVPWVSGEDIVDSLKEVVEER is encoded by the coding sequence ATGACGGCTCCGTCCAACCAGACGCACGCGTCGCCGCACGCGTCGCCGCACGCGACGCCGCAGCAGCGCTTCTTGGTGTTGTTCGACTTTGACGAGACGATCATCAACGAGAGCAGCGACGACGCCGTGCTGCGCGCTCTGCCGGGCCAGCGGCTCCCCGAGTGGCTGCGAAACAGCTACCGGGAGGGCCACTACAACGAGCACATGCAGAAGGTCCTGGTCTACATGGCGGAGCAGGGCGTGTCCGAGGACTCCATCCACTCGGCGGTGGAGAAGATCCCCCCCGCGCCCGGCCTGCTCAGCCTCTTCCAGTACCTGCAGGGCCACCGGCAGGAGTTCGAGCTGGCGGTGGTCTCCGACGCCAACATGTACTTCATCGAGAAGTGGCTGGAGGGCGCCGGCGTGCGCCACCTTTTCGCCCAGATTTTCACCAACCCGGCCAGCTTCGACGCCTCCGGCCGCCTGGTGCTGCTGCCCTTCCACTCGCACGCGTGCTcctgctgccccgacaacatGTGCAAGCAGGTGATCCTGCGGGAGTATCTCGCGGGCCGGCAGAAGGAGCGCGGGGGGGCTCCGTTCCAGAGGGTGTTCTATGTCGGAGACGGGGCCAACGATGTGTGTCCCTCCCTGGCTCTGGGGCCCCGGGACACGGCCTTCCCCAGGAGGGGCTTCCCAATGCACAGGCTTCTGCTGGAGATGTCCCAGGAGGCCGGGCTGAAGGCAAACATAGTTCCTTGGGTTAGCGGCGAAGACATAGTGGACAGCCTGAAGGAAGTAGTGGAGGAA